The following proteins are encoded in a genomic region of Thermothielavioides terrestris NRRL 8126 chromosome 5, complete sequence:
- a CDS encoding glyoxal oxidase-like protein (Contains five WSC (carbohydrate-binding) domains and a glyoxal oxidase (copper radical oxidase) domain. Predicted extracellular protein. Contains five WSC (carbohydrate-binding) domains and a glyoxal oxidase (copper radical oxidase) domain. Predicted extracellular protein) → MKTFPARTLVSSFVLSSFPLTLALSLPTTLPGHWSYQGCWTDVPGRTFSGASYADGTNMTIENCISYCTSKGFPYAGAEYSQECWCDSGYASGATKAAESDCSMACTGDDTEPCGGPSRLSVFHTTDVLGPQPSPGVNGYVYMGCYAEGTTGRALTYGAGLSGSDLTVEKCTAACHAANYILAGVEYGGECYCGNTIANGGAPATSGCSMTCNGNSSELCGGPNRLNVYNYQNQYSASSTPTATLPGNTDVAVSTTPAATPTGPSQPATVGNYVWNGCRTEATNIRALSDATFAADTMTLEACQSFCSAYTYFGTEYARECYCGNSFNAGSVPAPDTDCNFPCAGDGSEYCGAGNRLSVYGKNGTAPASSTSSAPATTTSSSPVVTGLPAGWTAQGCWIDGLQGRILPDQLPDSQSNSPAECANACAAAGYIISGTEYGVQCFCGNAIYNGGAKTADSDCNMACPGDATQTCGAGNRLNIVSKGTPQAYAPPAPQTGGLGDWTYQGCVEDNLNQKRTFFWQLYFPGNMTPAMCLDRCAKYGYMAAGLEYGDECYCGDPANMETSGATFRPESECNVVCAGNASAICGGGSRLSTYFWTGTPFYSWDFPTDYRAGKYELLVWGVNTPLITQESITGKVTLLSKGATGPGNETGAYELDLATLTFRTLHIKTDVFCAASVTLPDKVGRQLNVGGWAGDATYGTRLYWPDGSPGVPGTHDWQENVNELKLQAGRWYPSVMVMTNGSILVVGGLIGSNDAATPSLEILPYTGTPPLYMEWLDRTHPNNLYPFLAVLPGGGIFVQYWNEARILDPVTFATTKVLPNPPGAVNDDLGGRTYPLEGTAVLLPQRWPYSDPLGVLICGGSTIGPGNALDNCVSIEPEAENPTWTIERMPSFRVMSCMAPLPDGTYLIANGALHGVAGFGLGVGPNLNALLYDPTKPVGSRITVAANTTIARMYHSEAITLLDGRVLISGSDPQDGVNPEEYRLEVFLPPYLLSGKPRPTFQLANRDWAWGQTGIPFTLGGPAQNGAITVTLLGSVASTHGNSMGARTIMPRVSCAGTACTVDAPPGATIAPPGWYQFFVLDGGVPAVGVYVRIGGDVAKLGNWPQYPDFSTPGV, encoded by the exons ATGAAGACCTTCCCAGCAAGGACATTGGTGTCCTCTTTCGTCTTGTCTTCG TTCCCGCTCACGCTTGCACTCTCCTTGCCCACGACGCTGCCTGGCCACTGGTCCTATCAAGGATGCTGGACCGATGTCCCCGGCCGGACCTTTAGCGGCGCCTCGTACGCCGATGGCACCAACATGACCATCGAGAACTGCATTAGCTACTGCACATCCAAGGGCTTTCCGtatgccggcgccgagtaCTCGCAGGAATGCTGGTGCGACAGCGGCTACGCCTCCGGAGCCACCAAGGCTGCCGAGTCGGACTGCAGCATGGCTTGCACCGGAGACGATACCGAGCCCTGCGGCGGCCCGAGCAGGCTTTCGGTCTTCCACACAACCGACGTTCTCGGcccccagcccagcccggGTGTCAACGGCTACGTCTACATGGGGTGCTACGCCGAGGGGACGACCGGCCGTGCTCTGACCTACGGCGCGGGCCTGTCGGGCAGTGATCTGACCGTTGAGAAGTGTACCGCTGCCTGCCATGCGGCTAACTATAttctcgccggcgtcgagtaTGGCGGGGAATGCT ACTGCGGCAACACcatcgccaacggcggcgccccCGCCACCAGCGGCTGCAGCATGACCTGCAATGGCAACAGCAGCGAACTCTGCGGCGGGCCCAACCGTCTCAACGTGTACAATTACCAGAACCAGTACTCTGCGTCCTCGACTCCGACGGCGACCTTGCCCGGGAACACCGACGTTGCAGTCTCGACGAC CCCCGCGGCGACCCCGACCGGACCGTCTCAGCCGGCAACCGTGGGCAACTACGTCTGGAACGGCTGCCGGACCGAGGCCACCAACATCCGGGCCTTGAGCGATGCCAccttcgccgccgacaccatgACGCTCGAGGCCTGCCAGTCCTTCTGCTCGGCTTACACGTACTTCGGCACCGAGTATGCCCGTGAATGCTACTGCGGCAACAGCTTCAACGCCGGCTCCGTCCCTGCGCCTGATACCGACTGCAACTTCCCCTGCGCGGGCGACGGGAGCGAGtactgcggcgccggcaaccgCCTCTCGGTCTACGGCAAGAACGGcaccgcgccggcgagctcgacGTCTTCCGCCCCGGCGACGACTACTTCGTCGAGTCCCGTCGTGACCGGCCTGCCGGCCGGATGGACGGCGCAGGGCTGCTGGATCGACGGACTGCAGGGCCGCATCCTCCCGGACCAGCTTCCCGACAGCCAGTCGAACAGCCCGGCGGAGTGCGCCAacgcctgcgccgcggccggctaCATCATCTCGGGCACCGAGTACGGCGTGCAGTGCTTCTGCGGCAACGCCATCTacaacggcggcgccaagACGGCCGACTCGGACTGCAACATGGCTTGCCCCGGCGACGCGACGCAGAcgtgcggcgccggcaaccgGTTGAACATCGTTTCCAAGGGCACTCCGCAGGCCtacgcgccgccggcgccgcagacCGGGGGTCTCGGCGACTGGACCTACCAGGGCTGCGTCGAGGACAACCTCAACCAGAAGCGCACCTTCTTCTGGCAGCTCTACTTCCCCGGCAACATGACGCCGGCCATGTGCCTGGACCGGTGCGCCAAGTACGGCTACATGGCGGCCGGCCTGGAGTACGGCGACGAGTGCTACTGCGGCGACCCGGCCAACATGGAGACGAGCGGCGCCACCTTCCGGCCGGAGTCGGAGTGCAACGTCGTCTGCGCCGGCAACGCGAGCGCcatctgcggcggcggcagccgtcTCAGCACCTACTTCTGGACCGGCACGCCGTTCTACTCGTGGGACTTCCCGACCGACTACCGGGCCGGCAAGTACGAGCTCCTGGTCTGGGGCGTCAACACGCCGCTCATCACGCAGGAGTCCATCACCGGCAAGGTCACGCTCCTCTCCAAGGGCGCCACCGGGCCGGGCAACGAGACGGGCGCCTACGAGCTCGACCTCGCCACGCTGACCTTCCGCACGCTGCACATCAAGACGGACGTCTTCTGCGCGGCCAGCGTCACCCTGCCCGACAAGGTCGGCCGCCAGCTCAACGTGGGCGGctgggccggcgacgccaccTACGGCACGCGCCTGTACTGGCCCGACGGCTCGCCCGGCGTGCCCGGCACGCACGACTGGCAGGAGAACGTCAACGAGCTGAAGCTCCAGGCCGGCCGCTGGTACCCCAGCGTCATGGTCATGACCAACGGCTCGAtcctggtcgtcggcggcctgaTCGGCTCCAACGACGCCGCGACGCCCTCGCTCGAGATCCTGCCCTACacgggcacgccgccgctctACATGGAGTGGCTCGACCGCACCCACCCCAACAACCTGTAccccttcctcgccgtcctgcccggcggcggcatcttcGTGCAGTACTGGAACGAGGCCCGCATCCTCGACCCGGTCACCTTCGCCACCACCAAGGTGCTGCCCAacccgcccggcgccgtcaacgACGACCTGGGCGGCCGCACGTATCCGCTCGAGGGCaccgccgtgctgctgccgcagaGGTGGCCCTACAGCGACCCGCTCGGCGTGCTGATCTGCGGCGGCTCGACCATCGGCCCGGGCAACGCGCTAGACAACTGCGTCTCGATCgagcccgaggccgagaaccCGACCTGGACGATCGAGCGCATGCCGTCGTTCCGCGTCATGTCGTGCAtggcgccgctgcccgacgGCACGTACCTgatcgccaacggcgcgctgcacggcgtggccggcttcggcctcggcgtggGGCCCAACCTCAACGCGCTGCTCTACGACCCGACCAAGCCGGTCGGCTCGCGCATCACCGTCGCGGCCAACACCACCATCGCCCGCATGTACCACAGCGAGGCCATCACGCTGCTCGACGGGCGCGTGCTGATCTCGGGCTCGGACCCGCAGGACGGCGTCAACCCGGAGGAGTACCGGCTCGAGGTCTTCCTGCCGCCGTACCTGCTGAGCGGCAAGCCGCGGCCGACGTTCCAGCTGGCGAACCGCGACTGGGCGTGGGGGCAGACGGGCATCCCCTTCACGCTGGGCGGGCCGGCGCAGAACGGGGCCATCACCGTCACCCTGCTCGGCTCGGTGGCCAGCACGCACGGCAACTCGATGGGCGCGCGCACCATCATGCCGCGCGTCTCgtgcgccggcaccgcctgCACCGTCGACGCGCCCCCCGGCGCCACCATCGCGCCCCCCGGCTGGTACCAGTTCTTCgtgctcgacggcggcgtgcccgccgtcggcgtctaCGTGCGCATCGGCGGCGATGTGGCCAAGCTCGGCAACTGGCCGCAGTATCCCGACTTTAGCACGCCGGGTGTCTAG